A window of the Tunturibacter empetritectus genome harbors these coding sequences:
- the infA gene encoding translation initiation factor IF-1 has product MSKEDAIEVMAVVVETLPNAMFKVELENKHQALAHVSGRMRKNFIRILPGDRVAIELSPYDLNRGRIVYRYK; this is encoded by the coding sequence TTGTCGAAGGAAGATGCAATTGAAGTGATGGCGGTGGTTGTCGAGACCCTGCCGAATGCGATGTTCAAGGTCGAGCTTGAGAACAAGCACCAGGCCCTTGCACACGTCTCCGGACGTATGCGCAAAAACTTCATTCGTATCCTCCCCGGCGATCGCGTCGCGATTGAGCTCAGCCCATACGATCTCAACCGCGGCCGCATTGTCTATCGCTACAAGTAG
- the rpmJ gene encoding 50S ribosomal protein L36, translating into MKVRASVKKMCDKCKVIHRRGVVRVICENAKHKQRQG; encoded by the coding sequence ATGAAGGTTCGTGCCTCAGTAAAGAAGATGTGTGATAAGTGCAAGGTTATCCACCGTCGCGGTGTTGTGCGTGTTATCTGCGAGAACGCAAAGCACAAGCAGCGTCAGGGGTAA
- the rpsM gene encoding 30S ribosomal protein S13: MARIAGVDVPNNKQARIGLTYIFGIGDSRAAKILVKADVDPVAKVGTLDEDALNRIRQVIEAEGQIEGDLRKDISLNIKRLIEIQSYRGLRHRRSLPVRGQRTHTNARTRKGPRKGTVAGKKKATK, translated from the coding sequence ATGGCACGTATTGCTGGAGTCGATGTCCCTAATAACAAACAGGCGCGCATCGGTCTCACCTACATCTTCGGAATCGGCGACTCTCGCGCCGCCAAGATCCTCGTGAAGGCGGACGTCGATCCGGTCGCGAAGGTCGGCACGCTCGATGAGGACGCGCTGAACCGCATCCGTCAGGTTATTGAAGCCGAGGGCCAGATCGAAGGCGATCTCCGCAAGGACATCTCGCTGAACATCAAGCGCCTCATCGAAATTCAGTCCTACCGTGGCCTCCGCCATCGCCGCAGCCTTCCTGTCCGTGGCCAGCGCACTCACACCAACGCTCGCACCCGCAAAGGCCCACGCAAGGGAACCGTTGCCGGTAAGAAGAAAGCGACGAAATAA
- the rpsK gene encoding 30S ribosomal protein S11 produces MAKTQNTKGAAKPGKNKKFKKRERKNVPFGLVFIQASFNNTIVTITDQVGNTLSWKSSGSLGFRGSRKGTPFAAQQAAVGAANAARDHGVRSVDVRVSGPGSGRESAIRALATTGIEVRSIRDVTPMPHNGCRPPKRRRV; encoded by the coding sequence ATGGCGAAGACACAGAATACGAAGGGCGCAGCAAAGCCCGGCAAGAATAAGAAGTTCAAGAAGCGCGAGCGCAAGAATGTTCCATTTGGCCTCGTCTTTATTCAGGCGTCGTTCAATAACACGATCGTCACCATCACCGACCAGGTTGGCAACACGCTGAGCTGGAAGTCGTCCGGTTCGCTTGGCTTCCGTGGCTCCCGTAAGGGAACTCCGTTCGCCGCACAGCAGGCCGCCGTTGGTGCAGCCAACGCAGCTCGCGACCACGGTGTCCGCTCGGTCGATGTGCGCGTCTCGGGTCCCGGCTCCGGCCGTGAGTCCGCGATCCGCGCTCTCGCCACCACTGGCATCGAGGTGCGCAGCATCCGCGACGTTACGCCGATGCCGCACAACGGCTGCCGTCCGCCGAAGCGTCGCCGCGTTTGA
- a CDS encoding DUF1272 domain-containing protein: MKAECERCNTALNACGVAFICSYECSFCTTCTQAMNATCPNCGGELVLRPRRRQDITTTGS; encoded by the coding sequence ATGAAGGCCGAATGCGAGCGCTGTAATACGGCTCTCAATGCATGCGGAGTAGCCTTCATCTGCAGTTATGAGTGCAGCTTCTGTACAACATGCACTCAAGCAATGAATGCAACCTGTCCTAACTGCGGCGGTGAGCTTGTTCTCAGGCCCCGCCGCAGGCAAGACATTACGACAACTGGATCGTGA
- the rpsD gene encoding 30S ribosomal protein S4, with the protein MARYTGPVCRLCRRDGTKLFLKGTKCFSEKCPVEKRNFPPGQHGQSRKVKKVVGYGLQLREKQKAKRIYFTLETQFRAYYQKASNKTGVTGELLLQQLETRLDNVAYRLGFAMSRRQARQVVRHGHLQVNGRKVNIPSFQVKVGDEIAIREGSKALVMLEEAKNFAAGQNQVQWLDINRDNLSGKVIALPKREDVNLPVNEQLIVELYSK; encoded by the coding sequence ATGGCACGTTACACCGGACCCGTCTGCCGCCTCTGCCGCCGCGACGGCACCAAGCTCTTCCTCAAGGGAACCAAGTGCTTCTCTGAAAAGTGCCCCGTCGAGAAGCGCAACTTCCCCCCAGGCCAACACGGGCAGTCCCGCAAGGTTAAGAAGGTCGTCGGCTACGGTCTGCAGCTCCGCGAGAAGCAGAAGGCCAAGCGCATCTACTTCACCCTCGAGACCCAGTTCCGCGCCTACTACCAGAAGGCTTCCAACAAGACGGGCGTCACCGGCGAACTCCTGCTCCAGCAGCTCGAGACCCGTCTGGACAACGTGGCTTACCGCCTCGGCTTCGCAATGAGCCGCCGCCAGGCCCGTCAGGTCGTCCGTCACGGCCACCTCCAGGTCAACGGCCGCAAGGTCAACATCCCGTCTTTCCAGGTGAAGGTTGGCGATGAGATCGCGATCCGCGAGGGTTCGAAGGCTCTGGTTATGCTCGAAGAGGCGAAGAACTTTGCCGCCGGTCAAAATCAAGTTCAGTGGCTCGACATTAATCGCGACAATCTCTCCGGCAAAGTCATCGCCCTGCCGAAGCGTGAGGACGTCAACCTGCCGGTCAACGAGCAGCTGATCGTCGAACTCTACAGCAAGTAA
- a CDS encoding DNA-directed RNA polymerase subunit alpha encodes MLWRGFQKPKRLAVDTETLTEKYGKFSAQPFERGFGTTIGNALRRTLLSSIEGAAVTAVRIEGVLHEFQSITGVVEDATDIILNLKQIPFKLAGEGPKALYLRADQAGVITSGMIEADGDVEILDKNVYICTVSEGGKIDMEMRLKRGRGYISADKNFDGDLGLGFIPVDSVHSPVRKVNYLVEAARLGQITDYDKLTIEIWTNGTVLPADALGLSAKLLKDHMTIFINFEEEMEAGHDGSHDGPALRNENLNRSVEELELSVRSYNCLKNANIATIGELIQKTEAEMLKTKNFGRKSLNEIKEILAQMGLSLGMKIDENGNPQPGPTSVLPAATLAASFGNFDDDDDEDEDEDEDLDLVGSEPENF; translated from the coding sequence ATGCTTTGGAGAGGTTTTCAAAAGCCCAAGCGCCTCGCAGTCGACACCGAAACACTCACCGAAAAGTACGGCAAGTTCTCCGCGCAGCCTTTTGAGCGCGGCTTCGGTACCACTATCGGCAACGCCCTTCGCCGGACGTTACTTTCCTCTATCGAGGGCGCCGCAGTAACCGCCGTTCGCATTGAAGGTGTCCTGCACGAGTTCCAGTCCATCACTGGTGTTGTAGAAGATGCGACCGACATCATCCTGAACCTCAAGCAGATTCCGTTCAAGCTTGCCGGCGAAGGCCCCAAGGCTCTCTACCTCCGCGCCGACCAGGCCGGCGTCATCACCTCCGGCATGATCGAAGCTGATGGTGACGTCGAGATCCTCGACAAAAACGTCTACATCTGCACCGTCTCCGAAGGCGGCAAGATCGACATGGAGATGCGCCTCAAGCGCGGCCGTGGCTACATCTCTGCCGACAAAAACTTCGACGGCGACCTTGGCCTCGGCTTCATTCCGGTCGACTCCGTTCACTCGCCCGTTCGCAAGGTCAACTACCTCGTCGAGGCAGCACGTCTCGGTCAGATCACAGACTACGACAAGCTCACGATCGAGATCTGGACGAACGGGACTGTACTTCCTGCAGACGCTCTCGGCCTCTCCGCCAAGCTGCTGAAGGACCACATGACCATTTTCATCAACTTTGAAGAGGAGATGGAAGCCGGTCACGACGGCAGCCACGACGGCCCGGCCCTGCGCAACGAGAACCTCAACCGCTCGGTCGAAGAGCTCGAGCTCTCCGTCCGCAGCTACAACTGCCTCAAGAACGCCAACATCGCCACCATCGGCGAACTCATCCAGAAGACCGAAGCCGAGATGCTAAAGACTAAGAACTTCGGCCGTAAGTCCCTGAATGAGATCAAAGAGATTCTCGCGCAGATGGGCCTATCCCTCGGCATGAAGATCGACGAGAACGGTAACCCGCAGCCCGGACCCACCTCCGTTCTGCCCGCAGCCACCCTCGCCGCCAGCTTCGGCAACTTTGATGACGACGATGATGAAGATGAAGATGAAGACGAAGACCTTGACCTCGTCGGCAGTGAGCCAGAGAACTTCTAA
- the rplQ gene encoding 50S ribosomal protein L17 encodes MRHRNAGYKLGRNTSHRRAMLRNLVTSVILMDRVETTITKCKATRPLIEKMITLGKRGTVHARRQAAAYLMTPESVDRLFATVAPRYAARQGGYLRITRLGARKGDAAEMAYIELLGAEHELNEKAQKRAEARTKKREELAKQMEERGEGEAGDPNAEA; translated from the coding sequence ATGCGTCACCGTAATGCAGGATACAAACTAGGCCGCAACACCAGCCATCGCCGCGCCATGCTGCGCAACCTCGTCACCTCTGTCATCCTGATGGACCGCGTCGAGACCACCATCACCAAGTGCAAGGCGACTCGTCCTCTCATCGAGAAGATGATCACCCTCGGCAAGCGCGGCACCGTTCATGCCCGCCGTCAGGCTGCTGCTTACCTGATGACGCCTGAGTCGGTCGACCGCCTCTTCGCCACCGTGGCCCCGCGTTACGCTGCACGCCAGGGCGGCTATCTCCGCATCACTCGCCTCGGAGCCCGTAAAGGTGACGCCGCCGAGATGGCCTACATCGAACTTCTCGGTGCAGAGCATGAGCTCAACGAGAAGGCTCAGAAGCGCGCCGAAGCTCGCACCAAGAAGCGCGAGGAACTCGCCAAGCAGATGGAAGAGCGCGGCGAAGGCGAAGCCGGCGATCCGAACGCCGAAGCGTAA
- a CDS encoding GGDEF domain-containing protein, which yields MSVRRTEAEAATLRAIWTRDLLDSQPELECDELVRLAACLCGTPLGLVTLLDERHQWYRASEILKMGETPREVAFCAHAVRQTGLFMVKDALLDSRFSSNPLVTLDPAIRFFAGVGLHDSDGEPIGTFCVVDMSPRILSEDQSEAIEIFGRQISLRLQAIVQRRALEQALAEKERASAGLRASEELFRAFMNASPFLSYIKDAAGRLLFYNRSFAQRFGVSEYAWLGRTDEQLWSRKLTKSVRTHDLEVMAGGKMVETEEHIRNSDGSVSSLRSFKFPCHDSAGNVLLAGVAVDVSEEVAHQAELERYHRELEDANDQLRKLAVTDELTGLRNRRSFEERLVMEFSLARRRKRELSVLLIDVDDFKTINDRWGHAAGDEVLRRLGMILRTTVRLPDLPARYGGEEFVVLLPESGEESAMGLARRVMQRVATEDWENQPLTISVGMASMNESLENGFQLVELADEALYAAKRAGKNRVVVHSG from the coding sequence ATGAGCGTGCGTCGAACAGAAGCTGAAGCCGCTACCTTAAGGGCGATCTGGACACGTGATTTGTTGGACTCCCAGCCAGAGCTTGAATGTGATGAACTGGTTAGGCTTGCTGCCTGTCTTTGCGGAACTCCACTTGGCCTGGTGACGCTGCTCGATGAGCGGCACCAATGGTATCGTGCGTCTGAAATACTTAAGATGGGCGAGACTCCGCGGGAGGTGGCTTTTTGTGCCCACGCGGTACGGCAGACTGGGCTCTTCATGGTGAAGGATGCCCTGCTGGATAGCCGTTTTTCCAGTAATCCCCTAGTTACTCTTGATCCGGCGATCCGCTTCTTTGCCGGGGTGGGTTTGCATGACTCCGATGGCGAGCCGATCGGGACCTTCTGCGTGGTCGATATGTCACCTCGCATCCTTAGCGAGGATCAGTCCGAGGCTATCGAGATCTTCGGACGACAGATAAGTCTTCGACTGCAAGCGATCGTTCAGCGCCGGGCACTAGAACAGGCACTGGCGGAAAAAGAAAGAGCGAGCGCAGGGCTCCGGGCAAGCGAGGAGCTCTTTCGCGCGTTCATGAATGCCAGTCCGTTTCTGAGCTATATCAAAGATGCTGCCGGGCGACTACTCTTCTACAATCGCAGCTTCGCGCAGCGGTTTGGGGTAAGCGAGTATGCGTGGCTCGGACGAACCGACGAGCAGCTATGGTCGAGAAAGCTGACCAAATCCGTACGAACTCATGATCTCGAAGTGATGGCAGGCGGAAAGATGGTCGAAACCGAGGAGCACATTCGAAACTCTGACGGATCGGTCAGTTCGCTGCGGTCGTTCAAGTTTCCCTGCCATGACTCTGCGGGGAACGTACTGCTGGCCGGGGTGGCCGTCGATGTGTCAGAGGAGGTAGCGCATCAGGCTGAGCTGGAACGCTATCATCGCGAACTCGAAGATGCCAACGACCAGCTGCGCAAGCTCGCTGTCACCGACGAACTTACGGGATTGCGCAATCGCAGATCTTTCGAGGAGCGGCTGGTGATGGAGTTCTCGCTGGCGCGACGGAGGAAGCGGGAGCTTTCCGTACTTCTGATCGACGTTGACGACTTCAAAACGATCAACGACCGCTGGGGTCACGCGGCCGGTGACGAGGTGTTGCGACGACTGGGCATGATTCTGCGAACGACAGTACGGTTGCCCGATCTGCCTGCGCGGTACGGAGGGGAGGAGTTTGTGGTCCTGCTACCAGAGAGCGGCGAAGAGAGCGCCATGGGTCTCGCGCGACGGGTTATGCAGCGGGTCGCGACGGAGGACTGGGAGAATCAGCCGTTGACCATCAGCGTAGGAATGGCTTCGATGAACGAGTCGCTTGAGAATGGATTTCAACTGGTAGAACTGGCGGATGAAGCGTTATATGCAGCCAAGCGTGCGGGAAAGAATCGCGTCGTGGTGCACAGCGGCTAG
- a CDS encoding lactonase family protein, with translation MFSRRRFLVLFPAFAATARAFAAWPTRKKKVALPPPIHVFFGTDTNKGVSKGIYRSTFDPALGQLTPPTLIAATVRPSYLAVTPPGAGRRSLYAVNAINDPGATVTSFMLDSGSGNLQQTGEVPSGGAGPAYISVDSTGHAAFVANYFGGSVASYRVQSDGTLSHPVECLDFKDHQKFGALGPNSARQDNSHPHCVTISPDDRFLLVCDLGTDHISVFYIHPETGQLSDPHLFTNERPGSGPRHVVFHPNGRWVYVINEIDSSIDRCLWTATRFSNAPQGLLVNSTFSIKTIAADFPAEKNTAAELTISPDGNFLYASNRGEDSLVVFSIARNGDLAVLQRISCGGKTPRHFTLDTTAQWLLCANQDSANVTVFRRDAATGKLAGPAQTVALDSPLFTLIA, from the coding sequence ATGTTCTCGCGACGCCGATTCCTTGTCTTGTTTCCTGCCTTCGCAGCCACTGCGCGCGCCTTTGCCGCATGGCCCACTCGAAAGAAGAAAGTGGCCTTGCCGCCGCCGATTCATGTCTTCTTCGGAACCGACACGAACAAGGGAGTCAGCAAAGGTATCTACCGGTCGACCTTTGATCCTGCTCTTGGTCAACTGACTCCGCCTACGCTGATTGCCGCCACGGTCCGGCCCTCTTATCTTGCGGTCACTCCACCTGGAGCCGGACGCCGCTCGCTTTATGCGGTCAACGCCATCAACGATCCTGGAGCCACCGTTACAAGTTTCATGCTGGATTCGGGGAGTGGCAATCTTCAGCAGACCGGGGAGGTTCCCTCTGGTGGTGCCGGGCCGGCTTATATTTCGGTAGACTCTACCGGTCACGCCGCCTTCGTGGCCAACTACTTCGGCGGTTCTGTCGCCTCCTATCGCGTCCAATCAGATGGAACGCTCAGCCATCCGGTCGAATGCCTCGACTTCAAGGATCATCAGAAGTTCGGAGCACTCGGTCCTAACTCTGCTCGTCAGGACAACTCGCACCCGCATTGCGTTACCATCTCGCCCGATGACCGCTTCCTGCTGGTCTGCGATCTCGGTACCGACCATATCTCAGTCTTTTACATTCATCCTGAGACAGGCCAACTCTCCGACCCACATCTATTCACCAACGAGCGTCCAGGTTCAGGACCGCGCCACGTCGTCTTCCATCCCAACGGCCGCTGGGTCTATGTCATCAATGAGATCGACTCCAGCATTGATCGTTGTCTGTGGACGGCTACCCGATTCAGCAATGCGCCGCAGGGCCTGTTGGTTAATTCCACCTTCTCAATCAAGACGATCGCGGCGGACTTTCCCGCTGAGAAGAATACCGCTGCGGAGCTCACTATCTCTCCTGACGGAAACTTTCTCTACGCCAGCAATCGTGGGGAAGACTCTCTGGTCGTCTTCTCCATTGCAAGAAACGGCGACCTTGCGGTGCTTCAGCGGATCTCCTGCGGTGGTAAAACGCCTCGCCACTTCACACTGGACACGACGGCGCAATGGCTGCTCTGCGCGAATCAGGACTCCGCGAATGTCACGGTCTTTCGCCGCGATGCCGCTACGGGAAAGCTCGCTGGCCCTGCGCAGACCGTCGCTTTGGATTCGCCGCTGTTTACCCTCATCGCCTAA
- a CDS encoding NAD(P)-dependent alcohol dehydrogenase produces MKSHGYAVHDKKSPLVPFSFERREPGANDVVVEIAYSGVCHSDIHQVRDEWGGSIYPMVPGHEIVGHVTAVGGAVKKFKVGDLAAVGVIVDSCRVCENCKADEQQYCLKGAVETYNKRDYAGEVTYGGYANNIVVNENYVHTISPKLNLAAVAPLLCAGITTYSPLRHWKVGKNSKVGVVGLGGLGHMGLKFAHSFGAHVVQFTTSENKIDDAKKLGADEVVVTKDAAALAKHTGSFDFILDCVSAPHDINQYLNLLRLNGTLCLVGLPETPLSVAPFSVVANRRSLAGSGIGGMNQTQEMLDYCAEHNIVSDIELTSVDRLNEAYERVLKADVKYRFVIDMATLPKG; encoded by the coding sequence ATGAAGTCACATGGATATGCGGTGCACGATAAGAAGTCGCCTCTGGTTCCTTTCAGCTTTGAGCGACGTGAGCCAGGCGCGAACGATGTCGTCGTTGAGATCGCTTACTCCGGTGTGTGCCACTCGGATATCCACCAGGTTCGTGACGAGTGGGGTGGTTCAATCTATCCGATGGTGCCAGGGCATGAGATCGTCGGGCATGTGACCGCGGTCGGTGGTGCGGTAAAGAAGTTCAAGGTGGGGGATCTTGCCGCCGTTGGAGTGATCGTCGACTCCTGCCGAGTGTGCGAAAACTGCAAGGCCGACGAACAGCAGTACTGCCTGAAGGGTGCAGTCGAGACCTACAACAAGCGCGACTACGCGGGCGAAGTCACCTACGGTGGCTACGCCAACAATATCGTTGTGAACGAGAACTACGTCCACACGATCTCACCGAAGCTGAACCTCGCCGCAGTAGCGCCGTTGCTGTGCGCAGGGATTACAACCTACTCCCCGCTACGCCACTGGAAGGTTGGGAAGAACAGTAAAGTGGGCGTTGTTGGACTTGGCGGCCTGGGTCACATGGGTTTGAAGTTTGCCCATTCTTTCGGCGCGCATGTGGTGCAGTTCACCACTTCCGAAAACAAGATTGATGACGCGAAGAAGCTGGGTGCCGATGAGGTGGTTGTCACCAAAGACGCCGCAGCTCTAGCCAAACATACCGGAAGCTTTGACTTTATTCTCGACTGCGTTTCGGCGCCCCACGATATAAACCAGTACCTGAATCTGCTGCGATTGAATGGAACCCTGTGCCTTGTGGGTCTTCCTGAAACCCCGTTGTCGGTAGCTCCATTTTCCGTGGTGGCCAATCGGCGCTCGCTGGCAGGATCGGGGATCGGCGGGATGAACCAGACGCAGGAGATGCTGGACTACTGTGCAGAGCACAACATCGTCTCCGACATTGAGCTGACCTCAGTCGACAGGCTGAACGAAGCCTATGAGCGGGTCTTGAAGGCTGATGTGAAGTATCGCTTCGTCATCGACATGGCAACGTTGCCTAAGGGTTAG
- a CDS encoding adenine phosphoribosyltransferase has product MTLPINCEPLKTLIRTVPDFPKPGILFYDITTVLKDKAGFATLIDAFAQYYIGKEIDLVLGIEARGFIFGPALAYRLNAGFVPVRKPRKLPAPTARVNYDLEYGTDALEIHLDAIQPGERVVIVDDLLATGGTMQATVQLVRQLGGEIAGLGFAIELDFLKGREKFQEYDVLSLLHYDE; this is encoded by the coding sequence ATGACACTACCGATTAATTGTGAACCCCTGAAGACTCTGATCCGCACCGTGCCGGACTTTCCCAAACCTGGGATTCTGTTCTACGACATTACGACGGTCTTGAAAGATAAGGCGGGGTTCGCCACGCTGATCGACGCCTTCGCACAGTACTACATTGGGAAAGAGATCGACCTGGTGCTGGGCATCGAAGCTCGCGGCTTCATCTTCGGACCAGCGCTGGCGTATCGCTTGAACGCGGGATTTGTGCCGGTGCGCAAGCCAAGGAAGCTGCCCGCACCTACTGCTCGAGTGAATTACGATCTCGAGTACGGGACCGATGCTCTGGAGATTCATCTCGATGCCATCCAGCCGGGCGAGCGCGTAGTCATCGTGGATGATCTGCTCGCGACCGGGGGGACCATGCAGGCGACAGTGCAACTGGTGCGGCAACTCGGCGGCGAGATTGCGGGGCTTGGGTTTGCGATTGAACTTGATTTTCTGAAGGGCCGCGAAAAGTTTCAGGAGTACGACGTATTGAGCCTGCTCCACTATGACGAATAA
- a CDS encoding acylphosphatase: MVCHYLVKGRVQGVGFRWFVHQEAAEIGLRGWVRNTDQGHVEIVAAGKPEELAELKDALRKGSRGSRVDAVEEQELVESEGAQLGPFEIEGAW; encoded by the coding sequence ATGGTGTGCCATTACCTCGTAAAAGGTCGCGTGCAGGGCGTCGGATTCCGCTGGTTCGTACACCAGGAGGCGGCCGAGATTGGCCTGCGCGGATGGGTCCGCAACACCGACCAGGGCCACGTCGAGATCGTTGCGGCGGGGAAACCAGAAGAGCTTGCCGAGTTGAAGGATGCGCTGCGGAAGGGTTCGCGCGGCAGCCGCGTCGACGCTGTAGAGGAACAGGAACTGGTCGAGAGCGAAGGCGCGCAGCTCGGACCATTTGAGATTGAAGGAGCCTGGTAA
- the efp gene encoding elongation factor P, with protein sequence MSIPATQMRPGMIIKYRDDLHLVFSVEHRTPGNLRAFIQAKLRNVRTGAMFTERFRSPDPIERVYVDEVKMEFLYNDGDEYYFMDDKFEQTMLKRETLGDAVDYLLPNLSISVSFHDGKAVGIELPGVVEMTVMETEPGIKSATASSVSKPAKLETGLVVQVPAFINEGEKIRVDTAEGAYMSRA encoded by the coding sequence ATGTCGATTCCCGCAACGCAGATGCGCCCGGGCATGATTATCAAGTACAGGGACGATCTTCACCTGGTGTTCTCGGTAGAACATCGCACCCCCGGCAACCTCCGCGCGTTCATCCAGGCAAAGCTTCGCAATGTGCGCACTGGCGCGATGTTCACGGAACGCTTTCGCTCGCCTGACCCGATTGAACGCGTCTACGTGGACGAGGTGAAGATGGAGTTTCTGTACAACGACGGCGATGAGTACTACTTTATGGATGACAAGTTTGAGCAGACCATGTTGAAGCGCGAGACCCTGGGCGATGCCGTAGATTATCTGCTGCCGAATCTCTCGATCAGTGTCAGCTTTCATGATGGCAAGGCAGTCGGCATCGAGCTTCCGGGAGTCGTCGAGATGACCGTGATGGAAACCGAGCCGGGAATCAAGTCGGCGACAGCGTCGTCGGTCTCCAAGCCAGCAAAGCTCGAAACAGGGCTCGTCGTGCAGGTGCCCGCTTTCATTAATGAAGGCGAAAAGATTCGCGTGGACACCGCAGAAGGCGCCTATATGAGCCGGGCGTAA
- a CDS encoding nuclease, translating to MGAMVCRLMVVFAMGCGVARAQQPIGVVGIQNANVAGALEVSNGQAILVGNTTVTARDHTAEIELKRGGTVRVCATSGLHVTAGQGMAGQGATGQQPLMLALDRGAIEVQMAATTHDMVLTPDLRFTMRGDGPLDLQLRVTRNGDTCVENRGTQAPVLNIADQFGETSYVLNPGQHVLFEHGSLKEVVDHESSSCGCPPEPAPAPAMTVADALLNPGDASKTTAEQHPFPAAVSAGLAPVAVPQAPTGDLHEQVAATLSSGEGADSLTSAASPDPKGKTGEATTKASAQTPPPPNSPPPTSPRHGFAHTLGRFFRKIFGD from the coding sequence GTGGGTGCGATGGTGTGTCGGCTGATGGTTGTGTTCGCGATGGGGTGTGGAGTGGCGCGAGCGCAACAGCCGATCGGGGTGGTTGGGATTCAGAACGCCAACGTTGCGGGGGCACTTGAGGTCAGCAACGGTCAGGCGATTCTGGTGGGGAATACAACCGTCACGGCGAGAGATCACACGGCTGAGATTGAGTTGAAGCGAGGCGGCACAGTGCGGGTGTGCGCGACCAGTGGGCTGCATGTGACCGCTGGTCAGGGAATGGCGGGTCAAGGAGCGACTGGCCAGCAGCCGTTGATGCTTGCGCTGGATCGTGGGGCGATTGAGGTGCAGATGGCCGCGACGACGCACGATATGGTGTTAACGCCGGACCTGCGTTTTACGATGCGGGGAGACGGGCCGCTCGACCTGCAGCTACGCGTGACGAGGAACGGCGATACGTGCGTTGAAAATCGTGGGACGCAAGCGCCCGTACTAAACATCGCAGACCAGTTTGGTGAGACAAGTTACGTACTGAACCCCGGGCAGCATGTACTCTTCGAACATGGCAGCTTGAAAGAGGTGGTTGACCACGAGAGTTCGTCGTGTGGCTGCCCTCCAGAGCCTGCTCCGGCACCTGCGATGACGGTTGCCGACGCACTTTTGAACCCAGGTGACGCTTCAAAGACTACAGCGGAACAGCATCCCTTCCCTGCCGCCGTGAGCGCCGGATTGGCTCCAGTCGCGGTGCCGCAGGCTCCTACAGGAGATCTGCATGAGCAGGTTGCCGCGACCCTCAGCTCTGGTGAGGGAGCGGATAGCCTGACATCGGCTGCTTCGCCGGATCCAAAGGGAAAGACCGGCGAAGCAACTACGAAGGCGTCCGCGCAGACTCCACCCCCGCCCAATTCACCACCGCCAACGTCTCCTCGTCACGGTTTCGCGCACACTCTGGGCCGGTTCTTTCGCAAGATCTTTGGCGACTGA
- a CDS encoding anthranilate synthase component II, whose protein sequence is MVFVLDNYDSFTYNLVQYMGELGAEMMIRRNDELTPEEVEALRPERILISPGPCTPQDAGISMELIKRFAALGEVGGRRVPILGVCLGHQAIGAAFGGNVIRAPKLMHGKTSEVEHDGKTIFAGIPSAMTCTRYHSLIVSEEGLPEELEVSARTADGETGVSTIMALRHRELPIEGVQFHPESVLTVHGKQIIQNFLKM, encoded by the coding sequence ATGGTCTTTGTTCTGGATAACTACGATTCGTTTACTTACAACCTGGTGCAGTATATGGGTGAGCTTGGGGCCGAGATGATGATTCGGCGCAACGATGAGCTGACGCCGGAGGAGGTTGAGGCGCTGCGGCCGGAGAGGATTTTGATCTCGCCGGGGCCTTGTACGCCGCAGGATGCGGGGATCTCGATGGAACTGATCAAGCGCTTTGCCGCGCTCGGGGAGGTGGGTGGGCGGAGGGTGCCGATTCTTGGGGTGTGCTTGGGGCATCAGGCGATTGGGGCGGCGTTTGGGGGCAATGTGATTCGCGCGCCGAAGCTGATGCACGGCAAGACGAGCGAAGTGGAGCATGATGGGAAGACGATCTTTGCGGGGATACCGTCGGCGATGACGTGTACGCGGTACCACTCGCTGATTGTGTCGGAGGAGGGGCTGCCGGAGGAGCTGGAGGTGTCGGCGCGGACGGCTGATGGGGAGACGGGCGTGAGCACGATCATGGCGCTTCGGCATCGCGAGTTGCCGATTGAAGGCGTGCAGTTTCATCCGGAGAGCGTGCTGACGGTGCATGGGAAGCAGATCATTCAAAATTTTCTGAAGATGTAG